From the Agelaius phoeniceus isolate bAgePho1 chromosome 17, bAgePho1.hap1, whole genome shotgun sequence genome, the window TGAGGAGACCCATTATTATTAGCATCCAATAGCAAAAAAGGACTGGGAATTACAAAGAATAGAATGTGAGCAGGCATATAAATCTACAGGTCCTCTAGGCAGAAATCAGTTTCAGGATCTATATGCTGGTGGTCACATCTCAGCATGGCACAGTCTTGAAGCCATTGAACATATCTGCTGAATTTCAATATCTGGAATGGAAGGATACCTACCAAAAAAAGGGAACTTCATGGGCCTGGACATATACTAGGAAAAATCTAtcaggaaaaaggaaactgtATCTGACTCTCAGGATCTTGATGCCATCCCTCTTTAAGTATTGCTAATAAGAGTcagctgaaataatttctaGGAATAAAAACCTGCCATGTGCTGTGATTCTTCACGTGGCCACCCTTTCCCCCAGTACAGCTTTTAGGGAGATCCTGTACACAAAGCAACAAGAAGCTCAATCATATTTGTTTGAGTCTACACTGGAGAGCTGTTCACCAAACCTCCTGAAACAGCTAAGGACTACATAACAAAAAGGtctgaaaacagtattttattgTCAGTGGTAAGAGTATCCAACAGCCCACAAACAAGTGctctttcattttcatgtgaactaaaaaaaaaactgaaacaacaataaacaaaaccaaaaaccagccAACAAAACCCCCTCCAAACTCCCTAAATCAGCTCGTTCGagttttttaaacacagaaacCTAAAAGAGTCAGAGTTTTTAGCACTGGCTGGTGTTTAAAGTAAAACATGTGGTTGCCAGCAACTGCGAGTTGCTCCTGAAAGCTCTTACAGCTGCTGCTAGAGATCAGGACTCCAGTCACAGGAATACTAATTTTTATACTAAATATATAACTTTTTAACCCAATTTCTTCAGAAATAGAATGAAAAACCATTCATTGACCCCTGGCTATTATGTTTATGTACAAAAGCCACACGGGAGGAACAGCTCACGCATGGAGCACATACAATGGCTTCCTGAAGCAGAGGAAACATTATATAGAAGCAGACTCAGGAAGTGGTGAAATACTGAAAGTAGCTGCTAGCTTCCCTGCTCAGATAAGCATTAAAAAGAATTTACTTGTCCCTGTGAAAATGGAGAGGGAAGAAGctgtgggaaaaggggaaaagcaagTAACACATGCACCAGAAAACACCTAAGCCACCATTTCCAAGGAGCCCAAAATGTGGTGACACAAGAGGCAGACCCTTCTTGTTCAAGTTGAGGCCTAAATTCTACTagcataaaaggaaaaaaaaaagacatttcataTACCCAAACACAATAACCAGACAACTACTGTGCTTGCAGCAAACAGCCTAATTTCTACTACAGACCAGGAGCCCAATTACTTTGCATTGTCCTGCTCCATCGAGTGCACTCACTGCTGTCTGACACACTCTGCCTTTCTCCTGGATGTTTATACCACACAGATGGAACAGCAACACAAACCCAATCTCACCTCTGTTGTTATTCAGATCTAATCTTAATCACCTGCCCCATAAGCAATTATAGAATAAAACCaagcttgttttgttttttaacagaATACACATCACTGTTTAACCAAAGGGGCCAATGCCACAGGGGACCAGCGCCAGCAGCTTCCTTTGTTCGCTGCCGAAGCGTCCCCGGGCCCCAGCTGCGAGGCACTGATAGGATTCTGACACTGACACTTCATCCCGGCTCTGCcccgcagcccggcccggcctggcagCCCGAGATACGGACCCACGGCTTCGTGCGGGGGTCGCCCCGAAACCCCCGAGGGTCCGGGATCGGTGTGCCCGGTGTGCCTGGGGTGCTCGGTGTGCCCGTGTGTTCGGTGTGCCTGTGTGCCTGGTGTGCCCAGTGTGTCCACTGTGCTTGCTATGCCCGGTTTGCTTGGTATGCCCTGGTGTGCCCAGTGTACCCCGTGTGCCCGGTATGCTCGGTATACCCGGTGTGTCCGGTGTACTTGGTGTGCTCAGTGTACCCGATGTGCTCGGTGTACCTGATGTGCTCAGTGTGCCCGGTGTGCTCGGTGTGTCCGGTGTACTTGGTGTGCTCAGTGTACCCGGTGTGCTCGGTGTACCTGATGTGCTCAGTGTGCCCGGTGTGCTCGCTGTGCAAAGTGTGCCCGCTGTACCCGGTGTGCCCGCTGTGTCCGGTTTGCGCAGTGTGCCCGTCGTGCCCAGTTTGCGCGGTGTACCCGGTATGTCCGGTGTGCTCGGTGTGCCCGGGCACGGAGGGAAGGCGGCAGTGCCAGGGTTGGGCACCGCGCCCGGACACGGCACCGGGGGCGCAGACCCGCACAAAACTCACCCAAAGAGAGACGCGACGGGAGAACAAGTGACCGGGGCAGTGTCACCCCACGGGcacgggcacagcacagctcgTACAGCCGCGGTAGCCGGCGGGAGCTCCCGCAGCAGCGCGGGCAGCGCCTTCTCCCCAGCGTTCCGGTTTCAGCCGTTTTCACGCACCTGAGTGCGGAGCTGTCCCAGCAGGCGCTGCCcggtgccaggggctgctgcccacGGCCCCGCGGCTCCAAAGAACCGAGGGGGCCGGAGCTCGGCGCGCCcgcagccccgctcccggccgcGCACCGCCAGCAAGGGGGTGACACGGGCCGGAGCATCCCCGCTccggcagggacacagcccgcGCTTACCGGCGCGGGTTCCGCAGCTGCACCGTCTCCATGGCGGTCTGTCGGCGAGCCGCTCCGTCCCTCACTGCTCCATGGCACCGCTCCGCCGCCGCTTCCGCCCGCCGCCGGATGCCAGTGGGGAGCGCCCGCCCCGGCTCCGGCGGCAGAGGCGCGGCTTcccgggcgcggcggcggctgTGGCGGCGCGATGGCCGCGTCCCCCGGCTCCCCCGGTGCGCTGCGCCGGGCCGGCAACGAGGAGTTCCGCCGCGGGCAGTACGGCCCGGCCGCCGAGCTCTACTCCCGGGcgctggcacagctggaagcCGCAGGTAGGGCAcggcccggggcgggcgggcggggacACCCCTCTGAATCGCGGCTGAATCGCGGCTGTGCCCCGCGCAGGCGATGCCAGCGCCGAGGAGCGCAGCGTGCTGCTGGCCAACCGCGCCGCCTGCCACCTCAAGGACGGCGCCTGCAGCCTCTGCGTGGCCGACTGCAGCAGGtgagcggcggcggggccggggacACCGGCCGGGGCCGCGGGGAGCGCTCAGCCGCTGAGCCCGGCGCGGTCGGGGCGGGCGGAGCGCGGCGCAGCCCCGGGGCGCGCTGGCTCACGGCGCTCTGCCCTCCTCCGCAGCGCCCTGGAGCTGGTCCCGTTCGGGATCAAGCCCCTCCTGCGGCGGGCAGCGGCGTACGAGGCTCTGGAGAGGTACTCGCTGGCCTATGTGGACTACAAGACGGCGCTGCAGGTGGACTGCTCCGTGCAGGCGGCGCACGATGGAGTCAACAGGTAAGGAACGGGGCCCGGTGCCCGCAgttgggtgctgctgctccagccgtGCTCACTCCTACTGCCCTGGCAGGACCAAGCTGGGTCCCAGGCACAcgggtccctggctgtgctccctctGCCTGCTGGTGCTTTTCAGGGTGCTGGTCGAGGTCTGGGAATGAGTGCTGTGGGACTGTGTTTGCTCTGCTCAGTGCCTGGTTTAAAGGAAATAATGAACTAAAGTTCAGTACCCTGTCCTTTAAGACTCCCTATGTTTACAGGCTGCTATAGTCCTGTTCTCTTTCTGATGCCCTCTGCTTGCCAGACCAAGGAGTGAAATGCATCTCTTGCTCACCTGAGcagtcacagccccagcccgcGTCCAGTTGTATTTTTAGCCCTGCTGGTGCGAAGATAATCTTTCTGCAAATGTCCTGTCTGTAGAATAAACCTAGCTGAGATGCATGTGAAGAAATTAGCAAACAGAGAGATGCTGTTCTTAATACACAAGCCAGGTTAAAAGTGACCGGGCTGGTACTGCGTGGCCCAGCCAGGGTAACTGGGAGCTGTCTCTTCCAGGATGACTAAAGCCCTGCTGGAGAAGGATGGTGTGAACTGGCGTCAGAAGCTGCCACCAATCCCCACAGTGCCTGTTTCTGCCCAGACGAGGTGGAACGTTCCTTCTGCCCAGGCCCCTGGGGCAAACACTCCTCCTGCAACTGCACCACGGGGAGAAGGAGGTGGGAATGTGCCCTTGGGCTGGGCAGAGAGCCCTGGAGTCCCAAGGGTGATGAACAAGACAGCTGCCACACCTGCTTGGTGTGtttgcagccagggctgaggccTGCAGAAACCCAGGCCTGGTTCTGCCACAGCCTTTTCTGTTGATTCTGGTTTCTTTGATGTCTCTGTGTCTTGTCTCTGGTATGGGGATATTTGTTTTCTGTGAGGCTGTGAGATTCTTGTTGGTTTTATAGAGTTCTGTATCCTTTCACACCATTTCCAGACAAGAATGCTGCTGGCGTGGAGAGAGCTAGAGTGCTtaaggaagaaggaaatgaaTTAGTAAAGAAAGGAAACCATAAAAAAGCAGTTGAGAAGTACACTGAGAGTTTGAAGCTCAACAAGGAATGTGCAACTTACACCAACAGGTACTGTTCAGCTCTTTGCCCAACTGTTTCTTGGCCTGTATAAAAACCACCATGGCACTTCCTGGCAGAACTGTTTAATATTTGCTCCCAAactaataaataaaacaaaaccaccccCTCAGGTTCACCCCAAGTGCAGCTCCCCCTGTAGTGTAACATTCTTTGATCAGGTGCTACAGAACCCCTTGGAGACCCTTCCCTCTGGGCTGCCAGGGCATTTCTCCCTTGAGTACTTTGTCTCTGCTGTCCGACAGACCTCAAACTGCAGATTGCTGTTCTTAAACACTCAGAGTACTTgtatggagctgcagcaggcagagcaggtgctgcactggcagaggcaggaacCTGCATCCTCCAAATGCAAGTGCACTTTGTCTTTAGGGCAGGTTGCTCTAAACatcttcctttttgtttctttgaaaaaccatttcctttttttcctccctgtaaATGAAACAAACATGAGTTCCAGAGTAAGATGACACAACTCACAAGGATGGTTCTGGAGCCAGCTTTGTGCTGCCCTGACAGCTGCTCTGTTGTGGCTCTGGATGCTGCTTCCAGCCAAAGGTCTCTGAGCAGCTGTGTGTGTTGCAGAGCTCTCTGTTACCTGAGCCTGAAGCAATACAAGGAAGCAGCACAGGACTGCACTGAAGCTCTGAAGTTGGATCCTAAGAATGTCAAGGCACTCTACAGGCGTGCTCAAGCACTTAAAGAACTGAAGGTAAGTCAGGAGtttctgcagggcttcaggCTAGGACTAGATAGCTGTTGCTGCATGATCAGAGCCAGAGATACCCTTTAGGGCTTGTTCCTGTGCTAGACAACCTCTGCCATCAGACCTTTAAGGACCAAGAGTCAGACATCAACTTTGCTGTTTGAATCTCATGAGTTTATCTGCATTAGGTCCTGTTTCTAGAGATGCTGAAGGCAACtgcttttcacagaatcacagactgtgctgagctggaaagGGCCCACAGGGACCTTTGAGTCCAACTCCtcaccctgcacagcaccacCCCCAGCAATGATACCCTGGGCCTGAGAGCTGAAGAACCCTTTCCTAATACACAACCCAAAGCTCCCcaacacaacttcaggccattcccacagatcctgtccctggtcaccacagagaccAGGGCTGAGCTTTATCTTTTTGTCTCGTGAGGAATGCTGGAGTCAGTACTGGAGTACATATTGCATTGGTGTTGGGCTCAGAATGCACTTGAGTGATGAAATTATGATTTCAGCCCTAGCTGGAACATGTTTTAGAATAGCTACATCAATGCCAGTGCTTGAGCAGTCACAGAGAAGGAGGCACAGGCTTGACTGTGCTGTCTTTGCCTCTGTTGCTGGGCAGTAGTTCTGCCTTAGACTTTTTTAATGCACTACCCCTTCTGTCatggacatattttatgaaaaatgctttcgataggatttttctcctgagaagctgaggggcctcagaaatgaaatgtaaacaatgattatctgctgctgtggaatgcaacaggtgcatctgtgattgggctcatgtggttgtttctaattaatggccaatcacagtccagctgtctcagactccctggtcagtcacaagactttattatcattccattcctttccttgctagccttctgatgaaatcctttcttctattcttttagtatagttttaatatataattttcttttaatataatatatatcataaagcaataaatcagccttctgaaacatggagtcaagattctcatctcttcccctgTCGGAGATGGCTGCAAATTCAACACCCCTTCACTTTCTAGGATTTCatattaatgaaataaaatatatatgaaataaattattaatgaaataaaaatataaaatattctctTTCTAGGATTACAAATCAAGTATTGCTGACATCAAGAGCTTGTTGAAAACTGAACCAAAGAACACAGCTGCACTGAGATTACTGCAAGAACTGAACAGAGCCTAGGGTAACCAAGCAACCAGGaaagctttcttttccactgcagAGAAAAGCTTTCTCCCTTCTGCTGTTGATACAGGGACCAGTCAATGCAGGATTGGGGTTGAAATCTTCCAGTGCTGCTGAGATCTAAGAGGTTCTGTACCAGCACAGTGATTGCTAAGACATAATCTGTATCAAGCTCTattcagctggctctgtgatcATGCATAGCTTTAGTGCCCCTCCCCAAGAGGCATTTAGGTTCATTTTCCTGGTTGAAGTCAACTTGCCTCTAACTATTGGCCTCAGGGACTCTTTACATGTTGGCTAAGATGCACAGGAGTGGCTGTTCCTGTCTGAAGAGCTACAAGCAGAGGGGTTTTAGTCCTTATTCAGGTGACAGTTTTGCTGCATTTGTGCTGCTATTACTGAGAGAAAGTCGCTGCAAGAGCTGCTGTAGTTGCCAGAGCACCACATACCCCTCTTGTGGCAGGGGCACAGTTACTGCACAGGGCCAAGCTTGTTCCCTCTCCCCCCTGATGCCTGCTGGCCCTCAGCTGGGTTCTGCTGCTTAGTGTGGCTGGGCAGATGTTTACAGTAACAGCTTTCTTTAATTATTCTGCACATTTAAGAAAACAGCAGCAAGTTGGGCCTGCCTTGTTACACTGTGCACTATTCTTTCAGATTCCGGGTGCTTGGGAATTTTGCAatgttttttttgtcttgtgttttttgtaaaaaaaaaaaaaaccaaaaaaacaaaaacactttAGCTCCTCTGTGCCTTTTGGAGCAGTTGCTATGGGGTGTTACAGGGAGGAAAATACACAGTAACACCCCAGCTGAGGTCTGGCTTACTACTTCAATGCATGTTTAAATTTCTCCTGATCTTGATGGCACTGATTTTAAATGGTAGATAAAGAGATAGTTGGAGTTACTTTGTGAACTG encodes:
- the TOMM34 gene encoding mitochondrial import receptor subunit TOM34, which encodes MAASPGSPGALRRAGNEEFRRGQYGPAAELYSRALAQLEAAGDASAEERSVLLANRAACHLKDGACSLCVADCSSALELVPFGIKPLLRRAAAYEALERYSLAYVDYKTALQVDCSVQAAHDGVNRMTKALLEKDGVNWRQKLPPIPTVPVSAQTRWNVPSAQAPGANTPPATAPRGEGDKNAAGVERARVLKEEGNELVKKGNHKKAVEKYTESLKLNKECATYTNRALCYLSLKQYKEAAQDCTEALKLDPKNVKALYRRAQALKELKDYKSSIADIKSLLKTEPKNTAALRLLQELNRA